A window of the Serratia sarumanii genome harbors these coding sequences:
- a CDS encoding NAD(P)H-dependent oxidoreductase: MNVLIVYAHPEPLSLTGSLKNFAVERLTQAGHQVQVSDLYAMKWKATLDADDSLEGPATARFDPSLDSQRAFANGMQSADIEREQQKLRWADAVLLQFPLWWFSMPAILKGWVERVYAYGFAYGVGEHSDTHWGDRYGEGSLAGKRAMLIVTAGGWESHYAPRGINGPIDDILFPIQHGMLHYPGFEVLPPFVTYRAGKTDEARFAALCEQLGQRLDNLWNAEPIRFRRQNAGDYLIPQLTLKAHLAPGQNGFGVHIE; encoded by the coding sequence ATGAATGTGCTGATTGTTTACGCCCACCCGGAGCCGCTGTCGCTGACCGGCTCACTGAAAAACTTCGCCGTTGAACGCCTGACGCAGGCCGGCCATCAGGTACAGGTGTCCGACCTGTACGCCATGAAGTGGAAAGCGACGCTCGACGCTGACGACAGTCTGGAAGGCCCGGCAACGGCTCGTTTCGATCCTTCGCTGGATTCGCAGCGCGCGTTCGCCAACGGCATGCAGAGCGCCGATATCGAACGGGAGCAGCAAAAATTGCGCTGGGCGGACGCGGTGCTGCTGCAGTTTCCGCTGTGGTGGTTCTCGATGCCGGCGATCCTCAAAGGCTGGGTGGAGCGTGTGTATGCTTACGGTTTTGCCTACGGCGTGGGTGAGCATTCCGACACCCATTGGGGTGACCGTTACGGCGAGGGGTCGCTGGCGGGCAAACGGGCGATGCTGATCGTCACCGCCGGCGGCTGGGAGTCTCATTACGCCCCGCGCGGCATCAACGGGCCGATCGACGATATCCTGTTCCCGATCCAGCACGGCATGCTGCACTACCCAGGGTTCGAGGTGCTGCCGCCGTTCGTCACCTACCGCGCCGGCAAAACCGATGAGGCACGCTTTGCCGCCCTGTGCGAGCAGCTCGGGCAGCGGCTGGATAATCTGTGGAACGCCGAGCCAATCCGCTTTCGGCGGCAGAACGCCGGTGACTATCTGATCCCGCAGCTGACGCTGAAAGCGCATCTCGCGCCGGGGCAAAACGGTTTCGGCGTTCACATCGAGTAG
- a CDS encoding VOC family protein, which produces MFDHVKFGVSDFALSKAFFLNALAPLGVKIVAEGEPGYGVELCHDRGNVSLCLFQTDEKPAHLHLAFAASSREQVDAFYHAALNAGGKDNGAPGLRPNYHAHYYAAFVIGPDGHNIEAVCHNPMS; this is translated from the coding sequence ATGTTTGACCATGTGAAATTTGGCGTCAGCGACTTTGCCCTTAGTAAAGCGTTTTTCCTCAATGCACTCGCGCCGCTGGGCGTAAAGATCGTTGCCGAAGGCGAACCCGGCTATGGCGTCGAACTTTGTCACGATCGGGGTAACGTGTCATTGTGCCTGTTTCAAACCGATGAAAAACCGGCGCATCTGCACCTGGCATTTGCCGCAAGCAGCCGTGAACAGGTCGATGCGTTCTACCACGCCGCGCTAAATGCCGGCGGCAAAGACAATGGCGCACCCGGTTTGCGGCCCAATTACCATGCCCACTACTATGCGGCATTTGTGATCGGCCCGGATGGCCACAATATCGAAGCGGTGTGCCATAACCCGATGAGCTAG
- a CDS encoding YbaK/EbsC family protein, whose protein sequence is MSIERVQRFLAEHAPETAVTVLAKNTATVALAAEAFGVESGQIAKTLSFRVNDGVVLLVMAGTARIDNKKYKQFFGVKARMLPAEEVESLTGYPPGGVCPFAAPAAVRIYCDRSLCRYGEVLPAGGSDNSGVRIAPQRLASITGAEWIDVTG, encoded by the coding sequence ATGAGTATAGAGCGCGTTCAGCGATTTCTGGCCGAGCACGCGCCGGAAACGGCGGTGACGGTGCTGGCAAAGAATACCGCTACGGTGGCGCTGGCGGCGGAAGCCTTTGGCGTGGAGAGCGGGCAGATCGCCAAGACGCTGTCGTTTCGCGTGAACGACGGCGTAGTGCTGTTGGTGATGGCGGGAACCGCCAGAATCGATAACAAGAAGTACAAACAATTCTTCGGCGTAAAGGCGCGCATGCTGCCGGCGGAGGAGGTGGAGTCGCTGACCGGCTATCCACCGGGCGGCGTTTGCCCCTTTGCCGCACCGGCAGCGGTAAGAATTTACTGCGATCGCAGCCTGTGCCGCTACGGTGAAGTGCTTCCGGCAGGCGGCAGCGATAACTCAGGCGTGAGAATTGCGCCACAACGCCTGGCCAGCATCACCGGAGCAGAGTGGATTGACGTGACGGGGTAA
- a CDS encoding GrpB family protein: MTERIITVEPYDPRYKDAALKLREILAGVLTAIHHIGSTAVPNQRLISC, from the coding sequence ATGACAGAGCGCATCATCACGGTCGAGCCTTATGATCCGCGTTATAAAGATGCAGCGCTGAAACTACGCGAGATATTGGCTGGCGTATTAACGGCAATTCATCATATCGGCAGTACAGCAGTGCCAAACCAACGATTGATATCTTGCTGA
- a CDS encoding TonB-dependent copper receptor encodes MPLFLLAGHAAQAHQHPAGAQVNDGDVITVTAPLYSPLTIVTSPKTPRQPVPASDGSDYLKTIPGFSQIRNGGTNGDPVFRGMFGSRLKILTDGSEMLGACPARMDAPTSYISPESFDLLTITKGPQTVLWGPGSSAGTVRFERERPRFDKPGIKGNASVLTGSNGRWDENIDASLGAEQGYLRVMANKSRSNDYQDGTNTRVPSRWDKWNGDLALGWTPDADTLLEVTMGRGNGEARYAGRSMDGSQFKRESLGMRVEKSNIGDVLDKLEAQVYYNYANHVMDNVTLRSPGSGGMAGHGGHGGMSMGIGGHGGHMMSSGMTMQLDRRTVGGRVMGTWQWQDVKLESGLDTQTNTHRSMNHGSWEKDAQFNSYGAFSELTWSTSEQDKLIGGARLDRTLVENFRSASAGKRSDTLPSGFMRLEHTLADLPLMLYAGVGYTERFPDYWELFSPKLGPNGSKDPFSSVKSEKTTQLDIGAQYNGKRFNGWVSAYVGRVDDFILFKYDPHNARLSQADNVNANIMGGEMGMGYQLSEHWKTDASLAYSWGKNSSDGRPLPQIPPLEARLGLTYEYGDWSGTGLWRLVSSQHRVAINEGNVVGKDFAESAGFGVLSANAAYKVNKNVKLSAGLDNILNKTYSEHLNLAGNSAFGYSANSAVNEPGRTLWAKVNVTF; translated from the coding sequence ATGCCGCTGTTTCTGCTGGCCGGCCACGCGGCGCAGGCGCATCAACACCCTGCCGGCGCACAGGTTAATGATGGCGACGTGATCACCGTCACCGCGCCGCTCTACTCCCCGTTGACCATCGTCACCTCGCCGAAAACCCCACGCCAGCCGGTGCCGGCCAGCGACGGTTCGGACTACCTGAAAACCATCCCCGGCTTTTCGCAGATCCGCAACGGCGGCACCAACGGCGACCCGGTGTTCCGCGGCATGTTCGGCTCTCGGTTGAAGATCCTCACCGACGGTTCGGAAATGCTGGGCGCCTGCCCAGCGCGGATGGATGCACCGACCTCTTACATCTCGCCGGAAAGCTTCGATCTGTTGACCATTACCAAGGGGCCGCAGACGGTGCTGTGGGGGCCGGGATCGTCGGCGGGCACGGTGCGCTTCGAGCGTGAACGCCCGCGCTTCGACAAGCCGGGTATCAAGGGCAACGCCAGCGTGCTGACCGGCTCCAACGGCCGCTGGGACGAGAACATCGACGCCAGCCTCGGCGCCGAACAAGGCTACCTGCGGGTGATGGCCAACAAATCCCGTTCCAACGACTATCAGGACGGCACGAATACGCGCGTGCCATCGCGCTGGGACAAGTGGAACGGCGATCTGGCGCTCGGCTGGACGCCGGACGCCGACACGCTGCTGGAAGTAACTATGGGCCGCGGCAACGGCGAAGCGCGCTATGCCGGCCGCAGCATGGATGGTTCGCAGTTCAAACGCGAAAGCCTGGGCATGCGGGTGGAGAAATCTAACATCGGCGACGTGCTGGATAAGCTGGAAGCGCAGGTCTACTACAACTACGCCAACCACGTGATGGACAACGTCACCCTGCGCTCGCCGGGCAGCGGTGGCATGGCTGGGCACGGGGGGCATGGCGGCATGAGCATGGGGATAGGCGGCCACGGCGGGCACATGATGTCCTCCGGCATGACGATGCAGCTCGATCGCCGCACCGTCGGCGGCCGCGTGATGGGCACCTGGCAGTGGCAGGACGTGAAGCTTGAAAGCGGCCTGGACACCCAAACCAACACCCACCGCAGCATGAACCACGGCAGCTGGGAAAAAGACGCCCAGTTCAACAGCTACGGCGCCTTCAGTGAACTGACCTGGTCCACCAGCGAACAGGATAAACTGATCGGCGGCGCGCGCCTCGACCGCACCCTGGTGGAGAATTTCCGCAGCGCCAGCGCTGGGAAACGTTCGGACACCCTGCCGAGCGGCTTTATGCGCCTGGAGCATACGCTGGCCGACCTGCCGCTGATGCTGTATGCCGGCGTCGGTTATACCGAGCGCTTCCCGGATTACTGGGAGCTGTTCTCGCCGAAGCTTGGCCCGAACGGCAGCAAGGATCCGTTCTCCAGCGTCAAGAGCGAGAAAACCACGCAGCTCGACATCGGCGCTCAGTACAACGGCAAACGCTTCAACGGCTGGGTTTCCGCTTATGTGGGCCGCGTCGATGATTTCATCCTGTTCAAATACGATCCGCACAACGCGCGCCTCAGCCAGGCCGATAACGTCAACGCCAACATCATGGGCGGCGAAATGGGCATGGGTTATCAGCTGAGCGAGCACTGGAAAACCGACGCCAGCCTGGCCTACTCCTGGGGCAAAAATAGCAGCGACGGCCGGCCGCTGCCGCAGATCCCGCCGCTGGAGGCACGCTTGGGGCTGACCTATGAGTACGGCGACTGGAGCGGCACCGGCCTGTGGCGTCTGGTCAGCAGCCAACACCGCGTGGCGATCAACGAAGGCAACGTGGTAGGCAAAGACTTTGCCGAAAGCGCCGGCTTCGGCGTGCTTTCCGCCAACGCCGCCTACAAGGTGAATAAAAACGTCAAGCTGAGCGCCGGTCTGGATAACATCCTGAACAAGACCTACAGCGAACACCTCAACCTGGCGGGCAACAGCGCCTTCGGGTATTCGGCCAACAGCGCGGTGAATGAACCGGGCCGCACCCTGTGGGCCAAGGTTAACGTCACCTTCTAA
- a CDS encoding LacI family DNA-binding transcriptional regulator, with protein sequence MMKHHKATASDVAEKAGVSKWTVSRAFTPGASISDSARESVLAAAAELGYRPNLLARSLSQKRTHIIGVAIDEMKNPHSMMMLDMVTKQLQTRGYMALLLNITAGENYRAVMAMADQLQVDGILFLATVLTKEWAAIAQDLHQIPLVQVCRNTESEHIDVVNIDGYRAGEEIAALLIEQGHRRFGYMKGPDTQSSHLLRMEGYRDKLMAAGFQLDRVLTAGHYDRQRGFQLMSEYLQATPESERVEALFCENDVLALGALEALRQTAPSSAMAVVGFDDIDEAGSANWALTSYSQRIDRLVEEALNRLIDNRATADGAWRHGELRVRRSHVKQDEIQIAD encoded by the coding sequence ATGATGAAACACCACAAAGCCACCGCCAGCGACGTCGCCGAAAAGGCCGGCGTCTCTAAATGGACGGTATCGCGCGCCTTTACGCCCGGCGCCTCGATCTCGGACAGCGCGCGTGAAAGCGTGCTGGCGGCGGCGGCCGAGCTGGGCTATCGGCCAAATCTGCTGGCGCGCAGCCTGTCGCAAAAACGCACGCACATCATTGGCGTGGCCATCGACGAGATGAAGAACCCGCATTCAATGATGATGCTCGATATGGTGACCAAACAGCTGCAAACCCGCGGTTATATGGCGCTGCTGCTGAACATCACCGCCGGGGAAAACTACCGGGCGGTGATGGCGATGGCCGATCAGCTGCAGGTCGACGGCATTTTGTTCCTGGCGACGGTGTTAACCAAGGAGTGGGCAGCGATCGCGCAAGATCTGCATCAGATACCGCTGGTGCAGGTATGCCGCAATACGGAAAGCGAACACATTGATGTGGTCAATATCGACGGCTACCGCGCCGGCGAAGAGATCGCCGCGCTGCTGATAGAGCAAGGGCATCGGCGTTTTGGTTACATGAAGGGGCCGGACACGCAAAGCAGCCATTTGCTGCGCATGGAAGGCTACCGCGACAAACTGATGGCCGCCGGCTTTCAGTTGGATCGGGTGCTCACCGCCGGCCATTACGATCGCCAACGCGGTTTCCAGCTGATGAGCGAATACCTGCAGGCAACGCCGGAAAGCGAGCGGGTTGAGGCGCTGTTCTGCGAGAACGACGTGTTGGCGCTAGGGGCGCTCGAAGCGCTCAGGCAAACGGCGCCGTCGTCCGCGATGGCCGTGGTAGGTTTCGATGATATCGACGAGGCCGGCTCAGCCAACTGGGCGCTGACCAGCTACAGCCAACGCATCGACCGGCTGGTCGAAGAGGCCTTGAATCGCCTGATCGACAATCGCGCCACGGCAGACGGCGCCTGGCGGCACGGGGAATTGCGGGTTCGGCGGTCGCATGTGAAGCAAGACGAAATTCAGATCGCTGATTGA
- a CDS encoding LysR family transcriptional regulator, producing MNNLRRLDLNLLVTLDALLAEHNVTRAAQRLNFSQPAVSVHLAKLRAIFDDPLLLPGPRGMRPTARAEQLREPLRQALAALELAVTPATPFDPAVATDTWRVAAFDYGESTIVLPALNGLRTAAPGTRLAVLEIAPARLAKRAEQGEIDLAFHTREGAPSGLRQRTLFSERYVLVGRVGHPKLHARLTPAQFCQLEQVMVSPDGGGFYGMTDRALADVGLTRRVVLSVPHFLFVISVLTQSDLVAMLPERLVRNQPLLQRLEPPLAVPGFEMTMLWHERSHRDPAHRWLREHIVRSV from the coding sequence ATGAATAATTTAAGGCGGCTGGATCTCAACCTGCTGGTGACGCTCGACGCGCTGCTGGCAGAGCACAACGTCACGCGCGCGGCACAGCGGCTCAATTTCTCCCAGCCGGCGGTCAGCGTGCATCTCGCCAAACTGCGGGCGATCTTTGACGATCCGCTGCTGTTGCCCGGCCCGCGCGGCATGCGTCCGACCGCCAGAGCGGAACAGCTGCGGGAACCGTTACGTCAGGCATTGGCGGCGCTCGAGTTGGCGGTGACGCCGGCGACGCCGTTCGATCCCGCCGTGGCGACCGATACCTGGCGCGTGGCCGCCTTTGACTACGGCGAATCCACCATCGTGCTGCCGGCGCTGAACGGTTTACGCACGGCGGCGCCCGGCACCCGGCTGGCGGTGCTGGAGATCGCCCCGGCGCGCCTCGCCAAACGGGCGGAGCAAGGGGAAATCGACCTAGCGTTTCATACCCGAGAAGGTGCGCCATCCGGCCTGCGGCAGCGCACGCTGTTTAGCGAACGCTATGTGCTGGTGGGCCGGGTCGGCCACCCCAAGCTGCATGCCAGGCTGACGCCGGCGCAATTTTGCCAATTGGAGCAGGTGATGGTCTCGCCGGACGGCGGCGGGTTCTATGGCATGACCGACAGGGCGTTGGCGGACGTGGGGCTGACGCGGCGGGTGGTGCTTTCCGTGCCACATTTTCTGTTCGTTATCTCGGTGCTGACGCAGTCCGATTTGGTGGCGATGCTGCCGGAGCGGCTGGTGCGCAACCAGCCTTTATTACAACGGCTCGAGCCGCCGCTGGCGGTGCCGGGCTTTGAAATGACCATGCTGTGGCACGAACGATCGCACCGGGATCCCGCTCACCGGTGGCTGCGCGAACATATCGTGCGTTCAGTGTGA
- a CDS encoding GNAT family N-acetyltransferase, which produces MKIRTVTPQDAEALTQLLNEVIGAGGTTAIETPLTPAEFSEWFISGSNALSCQVAEVDGLLVGFQALSADDALPPDTADIATFSRLSPKVRGVGSALFPATLAAAKSHGFKHINATIRADNVGGLAYYHKMGFRDYDRLPQVPLSDGTPIDRIKKRFSL; this is translated from the coding sequence ATGAAGATCAGAACGGTAACCCCGCAAGACGCTGAAGCCCTGACGCAGTTATTGAATGAGGTGATCGGCGCCGGCGGCACGACGGCGATAGAAACGCCCCTCACCCCCGCCGAATTCAGCGAATGGTTCATCAGCGGCAGCAATGCGCTGAGCTGCCAGGTCGCGGAGGTGGATGGGCTGTTGGTGGGCTTCCAGGCGCTGAGCGCAGATGATGCCCTGCCGCCCGATACCGCAGATATTGCCACCTTCTCCCGCCTGTCGCCGAAGGTGCGCGGCGTCGGCAGTGCGTTGTTCCCTGCCACATTAGCGGCGGCGAAGTCGCACGGTTTCAAGCACATCAACGCCACCATTCGGGCGGATAACGTCGGTGGCCTCGCCTACTATCACAAAATGGGCTTTCGCGATTACGATCGTTTGCCGCAGGTGCCGCTCAGCGATGGCACGCCGATCGACAGAATCAAAAAACGCTTCTCCCTTTAA
- a CDS encoding DUF2946 domain-containing protein, whose amino-acid sequence MLFIAPVVSRSLEHVRAGSAGTTVMADCGMDMPMHHGMHSPPPEPEKASQPLMQHGGGHHNMAMMMDDSACGYCVLLLHAPLLDVSHGPLFWSQSLASRPPPIHYLVPLFAHVVHTELQPRAPPISFL is encoded by the coding sequence ATGTTGTTCATTGCGCCGGTGGTCTCGCGATCCCTGGAGCATGTGCGCGCCGGAAGTGCTGGAACGACCGTCATGGCGGATTGCGGCATGGATATGCCGATGCATCACGGGATGCACTCGCCGCCGCCTGAGCCTGAGAAAGCCTCACAGCCACTGATGCAGCACGGCGGCGGCCACCACAACATGGCGATGATGATGGACGACAGCGCCTGCGGCTACTGCGTGCTGTTGTTGCACGCGCCGCTGCTGGACGTGAGCCACGGCCCGCTGTTCTGGTCCCAGTCGCTGGCTTCGCGCCCGCCGCCGATCCACTATCTCGTCCCTCTGTTTGCCCACGTTGTTCACACCGAATTACAGCCGCGCGCGCCCCCCATCTCTTTCCTCTGA
- a CDS encoding class I SAM-dependent DNA methyltransferase, translating into MTEKLASTIIPLYDEHAAAWERLRPTTLFERPWLDRFLQLTPANARLLDLGCGNGAPIAAYFIEQGYRVTGVDGAQAMIARCRQRFPQQEWRQMDMRQLDLPAKFDGLLAWDSFFHLACDDQRRMFPLFRRHAGPHAALMFTSGPADGVAIGSFEGQPLFHASLAPEEYRRLLQENGFRVVDHVVEDPACGGRTVWLAQGIE; encoded by the coding sequence ATGACGGAAAAACTGGCGAGCACCATTATCCCACTTTATGACGAACATGCCGCCGCCTGGGAACGCCTCAGACCCACCACGCTGTTTGAACGGCCGTGGCTCGATCGCTTTTTGCAGCTCACCCCGGCCAATGCGCGGCTGCTGGATCTCGGCTGCGGCAATGGCGCGCCGATCGCCGCCTATTTTATCGAACAGGGGTATCGGGTCACCGGCGTCGATGGTGCTCAGGCGATGATCGCGCGCTGCCGGCAGCGTTTCCCGCAGCAGGAATGGCGACAAATGGATATGCGCCAGCTGGATTTGCCGGCGAAGTTCGACGGCCTGCTGGCCTGGGACAGCTTCTTTCATCTGGCGTGCGACGATCAGCGTCGCATGTTTCCGCTGTTCAGACGGCATGCTGGGCCGCACGCCGCACTGATGTTCACCAGCGGCCCAGCCGACGGCGTGGCGATCGGCAGCTTCGAAGGCCAGCCGCTGTTTCACGCCAGCCTGGCGCCGGAGGAGTACAGACGTTTATTGCAGGAGAACGGCTTCCGCGTGGTTGACCATGTGGTGGAAGATCCCGCCTGCGGGGGAAGAACGGTCTGGTTGGCGCAGGGTATTGAGTGA
- a CDS encoding winged helix-turn-helix transcriptional regulator codes for MTAESHCSPTGISLEDTGYGYTLSVINGKYKMIILYWLALYKPVLRFNELQRCIGTISYKTLSSTLKELEKDRLVVRKEYPQIPPKVEYSLSERGRSLIPVIDMMCNWGEQHRPEQPVP; via the coding sequence ATAACCGCCGAATCCCACTGCAGCCCAACGGGCATCAGCCTCGAAGACACCGGCTATGGCTATACGCTGTCGGTGATCAACGGCAAATATAAAATGATTATTCTCTACTGGCTGGCGTTGTATAAGCCGGTATTGCGGTTCAACGAGCTGCAGCGCTGCATCGGCACCATTTCGTACAAAACGCTGAGTTCGACGCTCAAAGAGCTGGAAAAAGATCGCCTGGTGGTGAGAAAGGAGTATCCGCAGATCCCGCCCAAGGTGGAGTACAGCCTGTCCGAGCGCGGGCGTTCGCTGATCCCGGTGATCGACATGATGTGCAACTGGGGGGAGCAGCACCGGCCGGAACAGCCGGTGCCGTGA
- a CDS encoding PQQ-dependent sugar dehydrogenase, translated as MKLSSIAIALSAVLALAGCDNSAVISPEQQMGPDPTLPAAQDFLMPPMQVPKGVGWQQNQMPKVAEGLKIDKVADGLLHPRQLLTLPNGDVLVMEANGPGTEAVSTPKQLIAGLVKGQSGKGGKGGNRITLLRPTADGSWEKHIFLEGLDSPFGVQLIGNTLYVANTGNIMQYAYQPGETRISDAGKELADLPDTINHHWTKALLASPDGKKLYVGVGSNSNITENGLAVEYRRAAVLEVDTASGASRIFASGLRNPTGLQWEPHSGKLWAIVNERDEIGADLVPDYLTSVQDGGFYGWPYSYFGQHVDRRVQPARPDLVAKAIKPDYALSSHVAPLGLLFYTANALPAEYRGGAFVSEHGSWDRSPLNGYRVSYVAFEQGKPVGKLKAVVTGFVSDDEKELYGAPVGLTVDKAGALLIADDVGNTVWRVSAK; from the coding sequence ATGAAGCTATCATCGATCGCGATTGCGCTTTCGGCCGTGTTGGCGCTGGCCGGCTGCGATAACAGCGCCGTCATTTCACCGGAACAACAAATGGGGCCGGATCCGACGTTGCCGGCGGCGCAAGACTTCCTGATGCCGCCGATGCAGGTGCCAAAGGGCGTCGGCTGGCAGCAAAATCAGATGCCGAAAGTGGCCGAAGGCTTGAAAATCGATAAGGTGGCGGACGGTTTGCTGCACCCGCGCCAGCTGCTTACCCTGCCCAACGGCGATGTTTTGGTGATGGAAGCCAACGGGCCGGGCACCGAAGCGGTGAGCACGCCCAAGCAGCTGATCGCCGGTTTGGTGAAGGGCCAGTCCGGTAAAGGCGGCAAAGGGGGCAACCGGATTACCCTGCTGCGCCCAACCGCCGATGGTAGCTGGGAAAAGCATATCTTCCTCGAAGGGCTCGATTCGCCGTTCGGCGTCCAGCTGATTGGCAACACCCTGTATGTGGCCAACACCGGCAACATCATGCAGTACGCCTATCAGCCGGGCGAAACGCGCATCAGCGATGCGGGTAAAGAGCTGGCCGATCTGCCGGACACCATCAACCATCATTGGACCAAGGCCCTGCTGGCCAGCCCGGACGGTAAAAAGCTGTATGTTGGCGTCGGTTCAAACAGCAACATCACCGAAAACGGCCTGGCCGTAGAGTACCGCCGCGCCGCCGTGCTGGAAGTGGACACCGCCTCCGGTGCCAGCCGCATCTTCGCCAGCGGCCTGCGCAACCCGACCGGGCTGCAGTGGGAACCGCACAGCGGCAAGCTATGGGCCATCGTCAACGAGCGTGACGAGATCGGCGCCGATCTGGTGCCGGACTACCTGACCTCGGTGCAGGACGGCGGCTTCTACGGCTGGCCTTACAGCTATTTCGGCCAGCACGTCGATCGGCGGGTGCAGCCGGCGCGGCCGGATCTGGTGGCGAAAGCCATCAAGCCGGACTACGCCCTCAGCTCCCACGTCGCGCCGCTGGGGCTGCTGTTCTACACGGCGAACGCTCTGCCGGCCGAGTATCGCGGCGGCGCCTTCGTCAGCGAACACGGCAGCTGGGATCGCTCGCCGCTGAACGGCTACCGGGTCAGTTACGTGGCGTTTGAGCAAGGCAAGCCGGTCGGCAAACTCAAAGCGGTAGTCACCGGCTTTGTCTCCGACGACGAGAAGGAACTCTATGGCGCACCGGTAGGATTAACGGTCGACAAGGCCGGCGCCCTGCTGATTGCGGATGACGTGGGCAACACCGTTTGGCGCGTCAGCGCTAAATAA
- a CDS encoding DUF4440 domain-containing protein — MIHFAEWLSHIQALEVELHQPTTRCDPKRVAALLHEDFEEIGRSGLRYDKRQTVAALEMETDYPQIFAEGFKLAQISDSAVLLTYKSFQRDAQGHAVRCTERSSIWLLTAKAGWQMRFHQGTPTDD, encoded by the coding sequence TTGATCCATTTTGCAGAGTGGCTTAGCCACATCCAGGCGCTTGAGGTTGAACTGCACCAGCCAACAACGCGCTGCGATCCGAAGCGTGTCGCGGCATTGCTGCATGAAGACTTTGAAGAGATTGGCCGCTCAGGCCTACGTTATGACAAACGCCAGACCGTTGCGGCGCTGGAGATGGAAACGGATTATCCGCAGATTTTCGCCGAAGGTTTTAAGCTGGCGCAAATCAGTGATAGCGCCGTATTGCTGACGTATAAAAGTTTTCAGCGTGACGCGCAGGGCCACGCCGTGCGTTGCACAGAGCGTTCGTCGATTTGGCTTCTGACAGCCAAGGCAGGTTGGCAGATGCGGTTTCATCAAGGCACGCCGACTGATGATTGA
- a CDS encoding DUF2231 domain-containing protein, with amino-acid sequence MTTQTTARPSAVAVAVYEWLNPIPYGFFTAALIFDIIYACTANIQWVNGASWLIAIGLIFAIIPRLINLVQVWFGSGRLQGPSVKLHFWLNLLAIVLAIINAFVHSRDAYAVVPQGLVLSAIVVALLSLANILLAVGARAK; translated from the coding sequence ATGACCACGCAAACGACAGCAAGGCCTTCAGCGGTCGCGGTGGCCGTCTATGAATGGCTCAATCCGATACCCTACGGATTTTTCACCGCTGCGCTGATTTTCGACATTATCTATGCCTGCACGGCGAATATTCAATGGGTCAACGGTGCCAGCTGGCTGATCGCCATCGGCCTGATTTTTGCCATTATTCCCCGTCTGATTAACCTGGTGCAGGTGTGGTTCGGCAGCGGCCGGCTGCAGGGGCCATCGGTCAAGCTCCATTTCTGGCTGAACTTGCTGGCCATCGTTCTCGCCATCATCAACGCTTTCGTGCATAGCCGGGATGCGTATGCCGTGGTGCCGCAAGGTCTGGTGCTGTCTGCGATCGTGGTCGCGCTGCTGAGCCTCGCCAACATTCTGCTGGCCGTGGGCGCCCGCGCAAAATAA
- a CDS encoding NAD(P)H-dependent oxidoreductase, with the protein MKTLVVVTHPDMANSVVNKRWLEELRRYPERYTVHELHQAYPDWQIDVAQEQRLIEAHDNIVLQFPIFWFSSPPLLKKWLDDVLTYGWAYGSRSGYKMQNKKLALAVTAGVRAEDYARDGRYRYSLEEIFRPFEVTAGYVRADYASFFAFYGKEAASDGAVEPLQSHELDRSAQGYQAFLAALN; encoded by the coding sequence ATGAAAACCTTGGTGGTGGTGACCCATCCCGATATGGCGAACTCGGTGGTCAACAAACGCTGGCTGGAGGAGCTGCGGCGCTATCCGGAGCGGTATACCGTGCACGAACTGCATCAGGCCTATCCGGATTGGCAGATCGACGTCGCCCAAGAGCAGCGGCTGATTGAAGCCCATGACAACATCGTACTGCAGTTCCCGATTTTCTGGTTCAGCAGCCCGCCGCTGCTGAAAAAATGGCTGGACGACGTGCTCACCTACGGCTGGGCCTACGGTTCCCGCAGCGGCTACAAGATGCAAAACAAGAAGCTGGCGTTGGCGGTCACGGCGGGGGTGCGTGCAGAGGATTATGCGCGCGACGGGCGCTATCGTTATTCGCTGGAGGAAATCTTCCGGCCGTTTGAAGTCACCGCCGGCTACGTGCGGGCCGACTATGCCTCGTTCTTCGCCTTTTACGGCAAGGAGGCCGCATCGGACGGGGCGGTGGAGCCGCTGCAATCCCACGAATTGGATCGCAGCGCGCAAGGCTACCAGGCATTTCTCGCCGCCCTGAATTAA